In Haloarchaeobius litoreus, the following are encoded in one genomic region:
- a CDS encoding VanZ family protein: MARLRFPLLPKSVRWFGVLGAVSVVVYYSLVTVPPAPPTGTTPFWDKRLHFAAYATLALTLAYATARQRDSPYRRAALVIGGTVAFGAVIELAQGTLSYRYFGWGDLLANTLGAVLVSVWFVAERRIRYVRARKLAAELREN; this comes from the coding sequence ATGGCCCGGTTGCGCTTCCCGTTGCTCCCGAAGTCGGTTCGCTGGTTCGGTGTCCTCGGCGCCGTTTCGGTGGTCGTCTACTACTCGCTCGTCACGGTGCCACCGGCACCACCGACGGGGACGACGCCGTTTTGGGACAAGCGGCTTCACTTCGCCGCCTACGCTACCCTCGCGTTGACACTCGCCTACGCGACGGCACGACAGCGAGACAGCCCGTACCGACGCGCGGCACTCGTCATTGGTGGGACGGTCGCCTTCGGAGCCGTAATCGAACTCGCCCAGGGAACGCTCTCGTACCGGTACTTCGGTTGGGGCGACCTGCTCGCGAACACGCTGGGCGCGGTCCTTGTGAGCGTCTGGTTCGTGGCCGAACGCAGAATCAGGTACGTCCGGGCACGCAAGCTCGCCGCCGAACTCCGGGAGAACTGA